The sequence below is a genomic window from Aspergillus nidulans FGSC A4 chromosome V.
GCAGCCTGGGAGCCGGGGATGCCACTTCCTCCGCCACCTCCAGGCCCTCCGCCGGCTCCAAGATCGCAGAGCGTGAGCGGACTGGGTGATGCGTCATCTTCGCGCAGCTCGCAGGCCTCTACCCGCACAGCACGTCAAGCACCTTCTTTGGGAACTGGGTTGGGTAGCATCCCACCAACACCGGCAGGATGGGTAGATGAAGGTCTTTCCGAGCCTGCGCCCAAACCGGACAGAGCGCCACTTGTTGACACTCCGAGTCAGATAGCTTCTTGGGAAGCCAATGGTTCAGGGTCTAGTGGTGCTCATACATCTCGAGGCTCCGTGAGCGGTGGTCTCTCTCGTAGTGCAGCGATCCGAGATTCTAGTGTGAAGGGAATACGGGAAAGACGGATTGAGCGAAGAAACCGGCAGAGCCAGGTTTTTGACGATTATAGTGCAGTGTCGACTAGCACCAATCCATGGGCTGACGCATTGGATCAATTAAAACCGTCGAATCTCGTCTTAGATGGCCGAGCCGGTGGAGAGAGGTCTCGCGATGCGTCCACAAAGTATGCCCCACGGAGCAATCACAGTGCCCCATCTGATATGCATACATCCCGGTCGCGTGCGTCATCAACAAGCCTGTTTTCCTCAGATCGCTCTGCGTTCTCGACTCCTCGAGTCGAACCAAGCCCGTTTGAACCGCCATCGCAAAGATATGCTCAGACGCCTCCATTCTCGCCAAATGCAGAGTCATCTTTCCAGAAGACCTCATCGCAGGCGATCCCTCCGAAAGCCCTTCCCACGCCTCCATTGCAATCTGGACCAGATTcgcggccatcttcaagccatGGGCTCAGGGAAAACCGCCCAGTCTCGCATATTCTTCACTTGCCTAATGATGCTGTCAGTTCACCGGTACTGCAGCCACGGCGGTTATCAATCCATAGCGGACAATCGTTGGATTCAGTTGTCAATCAGGACACAGAACTTATACAAAATGCTACGCGGAGGCATCAGGAGTTTATTGAGAAGGAGGCTAGTGCTACCGACGAGGCGGAAGCGCTCCGGTTGTTTACGGAGTTTATCATCAGCGAGTCACAAATTCGACGTGAGCGGTATAGCAAGGTCTTTGAGTCTGGTTCGTTTAATTCAGAGCAGCTACATGAGAAACTCTTCCAGCTGCCACCAAAACCAGCCCCTGTACCCCTCAACCGGCGGTCACTCAAAGGACCTAAACTAGACATTCCTACTACGCGTGGGGAATCGTCGTGGAACAACTACAAGCCTTGTCTCTCCCCCATTGCCAGCCTTGGTATCAGCAACGATGAGAGCTCCAGAGGGCGCGCACCGAGTCGCTGGTGGGAATCCAAAACTGGGTCAGGTAGCGAAGGAGTCGAGCGTAGAATTCAACGCTCAAAGCGGGAATCCAAGTACATGGGCCTGCCACTCGGTCTCAGGAGTAACGGGAGCGCCGAGCATACATTGGAGCAATTCAACAACTACGCAGAGTATGGCCCAGACGAGTTTCCACCGGAGAAGGTCGGATGGCACGAGGACCAAACACTCCCTGAATATCCAACCCCCAGCCAAAGCAGCTACAGCACATCCACAGAGCCCCAAAAAATGGACGTTTCAAGACTAATCACCCTTCCACCCCCATACCCCCGCCATTACCCGGCCGTCAACAATAGCCATCCCGAACTAGTATCCTATCGCACTCTCGTTCGCTCGATAAGCGACCACACCGAGATCAAGTCCACGCGGCAACGCCACGCCACAGACTCCGATAACCTCTGGGCCGCCCACCGTGTACGCATCAAAGACCACCGCCGTCAATTCCGCGCCAACATCCAGAGCCAAATCCAAGACGGGAGCATCTCCTTtgccgaagccgcagaggCTGAAGCAGCCCTCATCGAAGACGAGAATCAGCGTGAACGCGCTCTCACAAAGCAACTTTTCGATTCCTACCAGGATACCGTCCTCAAACCACTGCAGGCAATCCTAACGGACCGTATCGACCGCGCAACAGTGTGCATCGACGACCTCCGCAGCAAACTCTTCGACGACGCACAGCACGAAACACCAGATCAGACAcaggaagaaggcgacgagAAACCGGAGCTCCTTGAGAAACTCACCCAGCTCAAATGGCTCTTCGAGGCGCgcgagcagcttcatcgcGAAATGTACGACCTAATCACAGCCCGCGATGAGAAGTATAAAGCCCTCGTTATCCTTCCCTATCAACAATCCAAAAATGAGGAGAAAATCCGCAGCACAACGGCGTTCTTCGCACGCGATGCCCTCGACCGCCGGGCAAGCTATGAAAGTAACGCCCTCGCCCGTCTACAATCTTTCCAGAGCGTCATCGAGGAAAATGTAGTTCGCGGTGTCGAACTGCAACTCTCCGCTTTTTGGGACATCGCGCCCTCCCTCTCAACCCTCGTTCAGTCCATCCCTGAAAACTTAACCGGGTTTCAGATCCATATCCCAGCTAACGAGTACGATGAAAACCCGTCGTACCTCCAGCACCCACTGCAGTATCTATACACGCTAGTCTCGCACGCCGAGAAATCAAGCTACCAGTACATCGAATCACAGATCAATCTTTTCTGCCTGCTGCATGAGGTCAAGTCTGCTGTTATGCGCGCAAACTGTAAACTCACTGAGACAGAGCGCATCAGACAGGGGGAGTCTGAGGAGGTTGTGATGAGAGAGATAAGTCTGAGTCAGGCGGACGAGGAGCGATCGCTCACGAATGACTTGAAAGATAAAGTTGCTACTGTTGAGGGCCAGTGGGCTGAAGCGCTGGGCAGTCAGATCCAGGCGTTGCGGGAGAGGGTTCGGGAGCAGTTGGAGAGGGATGGAGGGTGGGAGGATCTAGAGTCGTTGGAGCAGGCTTGATGAAGGCTCTACGTACACATGCGAGATCTATGTTGGTTTCGTTGCAATTCTTCTGTTTAAAGTACTGTATTGAAAGATACCCCTGGCCGTATTCGTTCGTTACACTTGGATCTGAAAATTTGGAAA
It includes:
- a CDS encoding uncharacterized protein (transcript_id=CADANIAT00003471), translated to MLRVVSQHRYAAQPALCKLSSPPPPYSPPSQQQQADHASHTTPVHESTSSNAGSPYMGSRQQSIPRTRPLSVARPDAGHNSQVSLPPPPPLPHGAPASRSSSHSRADAYHEQSFNSGSRPYVMFSEDSLQGSQASGYGYHAATAQREDLSRAPNSRRAVSAGPVVSSAGSSRATSQSRSGSPQTAAWEPGMPLPPPPPGPPPAPRSQSVSGLGDASSSRSSQASTRTARQAPSLGTGLGSIPPTPAGWVDEGLSEPAPKPDRAPLVDTPSQIASWEANGSGSSGAHTSRGSVSGGLSRSAAIRDSSVKGIRERRIERRNRQSQVFDDYSAVSTSTNPWADALDQLKPSNLVLDGRAGGERSRDASTKYAPRSNHSAPSDMHTSRSRASSTSLFSSDRSAFSTPRVEPSPFEPPSQRYAQTPPFSPNAESSFQKTSSQAIPPKALPTPPLQSGPDSRPSSSHGLRENRPVSHILHLPNDAVSSPVLQPRRLSIHSGQSLDSVVNQDTELIQNATRRHQEFIEKEASATDEAEALRLFTEFIISESQIRRERYSKVFESGSFNSEQLHEKLFQLPPKPAPVPLNRRSLKGPKLDIPTTRGESSWNNYKPCLSPIASLGISNDESSRGRAPSRWWESKTGSGSEGVERRIQRSKRESKYMGLPLGLRSNGSAEHTLEQFNNYAEYGPDEFPPEKVGWHEDQTLPEYPTPSQSSYSTSTEPQKMDVSRLITLPPPYPRHYPAVNNSHPELVSYRTLVRSISDHTEIKSTRQRHATDSDNLWAAHRVRIKDHRRQFRANIQSQIQDGSISFAEAAEAEAALIEDENQRERALTKQLFDSYQDTVLKPLQAILTDRIDRATVCIDDLRSKLFDDAQHETPDQTQEEGDEKPELLEKLTQLKWLFEAREQLHREMYDLITARDEKYKALVILPYQQSKNEEKIRSTTAFFARDALDRRASYESNALARLQSFQSVIEENVVRGVELQLSAFWDIAPSLSTLVQSIPENLTGFQIHIPANEYDENPSYLQHPLQYLYTLVSHAEKSSYQYIESQINLFCLLHEVKSAVMRANCKLTETERIRQGESEEVVMREISLSQADEERSLTNDLKDKVATVEGQWAEALGSQIQALRERVREQLERDGGWEDLESLEQA